The following coding sequences lie in one Dunckerocampus dactyliophorus isolate RoL2022-P2 chromosome 4, RoL_Ddac_1.1, whole genome shotgun sequence genomic window:
- the LOC129180330 gene encoding solute carrier family 28 member 3-like: MLELVLSSGKFTRTASSSSSNAGTVLIFLSAVISMRYHLGFMQLLVCKIGVIMPVAMGTSPAESMAAGGNTFLGQMWRHDNKQQQRARKIQDLTQTLIITSNQHFFFYQAQTPRLMRPHVSELTLSEIHAVPTRGLASISGTILAVFISFGRQWLQNHLSTRGMRSVIAACVSCFLTACVTGHAYFTYSVLC; encoded by the exons ATGTTGGAGCTCGTTTTATCTTCAGGGAAATTTACCAGGACCGCTTCTTCATCTTCAAG TAATGCCggtactgtacttatttttctGAGCGCCGTCATCTCCATGCGCTACCACCTGGGCTTCATGCAGTTGCTGGTTTGTAAG ATTGGAGTCATAATGCCGGTTGCCATGGGAACATCTCCAGCTGAATCAATGGCTGCAGGTGGAAATACGTTCTTGGGCCAGATGTGGCGGCATGACAATAAGCAACAACAGAGAGCACGAAAAATCCAAGACTTGACACAAACGTTAataatcacatcaaatcaacaTTTCTTTTTCTATCAGGCACAAACTCCTCGTTTGATGCGACCGCACGTCAGTGAGCTCACGCTCTCCGAGATCCACGCTGTACCAACGAGAGGCTTGGCCAGCATTTCTGGCACCATTTTAGCAGTCTTCATCTCCTTTGGG cgTCAATGGCTCCAAAATCACCTCTCCACTCGGGGCATGCGATCTGTGATTGCAGCCTGCGTTTCCTGTTTCTTGACAGCTTGTGTCACAGGTCATGCATACTTTACTTATTCAGTTCTATGTTAG